The following are from one region of the Candidatus Sericytochromatia bacterium genome:
- a CDS encoding ABC transporter ATP-binding protein produces the protein MIQLRNISKTYATGLTSFRALDDVSLSISSGEFVAIMGTSGSGKSTMMNIMGCLDRPSSGSYTFDGTSVQDLDEEALAAVRNRKLGFVFQSFNLLARTSAIANVELPLIYAGVKPAERRERARLALQRVGLGDRLEHHPNQLSGGQQQRVSIARAIVTRPRVLLADEPTGALDSRTTDEIMALFLDLHAEGITLVMVTHEPDVAAYAQRIVRFRDGRIVADGSNASPRPRPQGQPTC, from the coding sequence ATGATTCAGCTACGCAATATCTCCAAAACCTACGCCACCGGACTTACCAGCTTTCGGGCCCTCGACGATGTGTCTCTGTCGATCAGCTCGGGCGAATTTGTGGCGATCATGGGCACCTCAGGATCGGGCAAATCGACCATGATGAACATCATGGGCTGCCTCGACCGTCCCTCCAGCGGGAGCTACACGTTCGATGGAACGTCTGTCCAGGATCTGGATGAAGAGGCCCTGGCCGCCGTGCGCAACCGCAAGCTGGGCTTCGTATTCCAGAGCTTCAATCTGCTGGCCCGCACCTCGGCGATCGCCAACGTGGAGTTGCCACTCATCTACGCGGGTGTCAAACCTGCCGAACGCCGAGAGCGCGCCCGCTTGGCGTTGCAGCGGGTGGGTCTGGGCGATCGCCTGGAGCACCATCCCAACCAGCTCAGTGGGGGGCAGCAGCAACGCGTGTCGATCGCCCGCGCGATCGTGACTCGACCTCGCGTCTTGCTGGCAGACGAACCGACCGGCGCCCTGGATTCCCGAACCACCGACGAGATCATGGCGTTGTTTCTGGATCTGCACGCGGAGGGCATCACGCTCGTGATGGTCACGCACGAACCAGACGTGGCCGCGTATGCCCAACGCATCGTGCGCTTCCGTGACGGCCGCATCGTGGCCGACGGGTCCAACGCCTCCCCCCGCCCGCGACCGCAAGGACAGCCGACGTGTTGA
- a CDS encoding TolC family protein: MLTALLLGNLAAPPAPLSLNDALQRALACSPEMHQAELESRRARVVADGTHAERFSYSGQLAVGNYSGVFGLFGNSAPTPIVAPIGNATLLARWPLFTGFRLDHQISQAEASVTASQARAQHVRQQLVWQVTQAYWAARRAELRAATQQEAMTRAQTARDLVRSSFQLGRAHAAELDRAEVTLLTEESEALKASDEARRARDQLASLLQRDILGVPLQDPPAPTAGDPVSLQVSLAKARERRPDLRLAEADLAAKQAGVGVAAAEKLPQLEAISAYQHGNNPFIPTSQNRNVLPNLVGTWDARLNLSYNLFDHGVIQRNIQAQQLQASASEAALEAARRSAELEVKQAHAQLALARRRLQIGQRSVALATRNLAWLENRYRYGYALVTELNEARQSLKLASHQQIDARIDHALAIASLARATGEWAPDLPLQAGLMATSTLEVP; the protein is encoded by the coding sequence GTGTTGACCGCGCTGCTGCTGGGCAATCTTGCCGCCCCGCCTGCCCCCCTCAGCCTGAACGACGCGCTACAACGCGCCCTCGCGTGCAGCCCCGAGATGCATCAGGCTGAACTCGAATCGCGTCGGGCGCGGGTCGTGGCGGATGGTACCCACGCCGAGCGGTTCAGCTATTCCGGGCAGCTGGCCGTGGGGAACTACTCCGGGGTCTTTGGCCTGTTCGGAAACTCGGCTCCTACGCCGATCGTCGCTCCGATCGGCAATGCCACGTTGCTGGCACGCTGGCCTCTCTTCACCGGCTTCCGGCTGGACCATCAGATCAGCCAGGCCGAAGCCTCCGTGACGGCCAGCCAGGCCCGCGCGCAGCACGTGCGTCAGCAGCTGGTCTGGCAGGTCACCCAGGCCTACTGGGCCGCGCGCCGGGCCGAACTGCGGGCCGCGACCCAGCAGGAGGCGATGACCAGGGCGCAAACCGCGCGTGACCTGGTGCGGTCGAGCTTTCAGCTCGGTCGGGCCCACGCCGCCGAACTCGACCGGGCGGAAGTGACCCTCCTGACCGAGGAAAGCGAGGCTTTGAAGGCCAGCGATGAGGCCCGACGTGCCCGTGATCAGCTTGCCAGTTTGCTGCAACGCGACATCTTGGGCGTGCCGCTCCAGGACCCGCCAGCCCCCACGGCCGGGGATCCAGTGTCCCTTCAAGTCAGTCTGGCCAAGGCGCGCGAGCGCAGGCCCGACCTGCGGCTGGCCGAGGCGGACCTGGCCGCGAAGCAGGCCGGCGTGGGAGTCGCCGCGGCCGAAAAACTGCCCCAGCTGGAAGCCATCAGCGCCTACCAGCACGGCAACAATCCCTTCATTCCCACCTCGCAAAACCGCAATGTGCTACCGAACCTGGTCGGCACCTGGGACGCCCGACTCAACCTCAGCTACAACCTGTTCGATCACGGCGTCATCCAGCGCAACATCCAGGCCCAGCAGTTGCAGGCATCTGCCTCGGAGGCCGCCCTGGAGGCGGCGAGACGCAGCGCGGAGCTGGAAGTCAAACAGGCCCACGCGCAGCTGGCGCTGGCCCGTCGTCGCTTGCAGATCGGCCAGCGCAGCGTGGCCCTGGCCACCAGAAACCTGGCCTGGCTGGAGAACCGTTACCGTTACGGATACGCCTTGGTGACGGAGTTGAACGAGGCGCGCCAAAGTCTGAAGCTGGCCTCGCATCAACAGATCGATGCCCGCATCGACCACGCGCTGGCGATCGCCAGCCTGGCCCGCGCCACGGGGGAGTGGGCCCCCGACCTGCCCCTCCAGGCCGGCCTGATGGCGACGTCCACGTTGGAGGTTCCGTGA
- a CDS encoding HlyD family efflux transporter periplasmic adaptor subunit has product MKRFALPTLLALLLLGAGLGWSRWQTGQAIAPERLVTAVRGDLTLRVSETGRVQPLTKVDIRAKVAGQVAEVRVKEGQRVKRGEVLLTIESRDYARALAQADADLAMVRAELEALQAGPRREEVAEARALLAEARARARQAREERHRARQALAVGALTPREWGIAQADDERGQASVEAAASRLARLGAGARAPELAQVRARLRKAEVARQAAWDQLSDTTVRSPLTGTVIHRAIEVGEMVTPGGASQSAGSPLLTVADLGRLVVESEVNQADIARVSLGQPVQVRLETLSGKTLQGQVYKLAPAAEPHPTQRELLLFPVQVLLSTSDTQAQSALRPGMRADLDILTAERKNVVLLPVEAVRRKPDRRAEVSWLPAGKRDLSAIQTREVFLGAQSDSQVEIRQGLESGDLVYIDPTSASESTNRL; this is encoded by the coding sequence GTGAAGCGATTTGCCCTTCCCACCCTGCTGGCCCTCTTGTTGCTCGGGGCCGGCCTGGGCTGGTCGCGCTGGCAGACTGGCCAGGCGATCGCCCCTGAACGCCTGGTCACGGCGGTGCGCGGGGACCTGACGCTGCGCGTGTCGGAAACGGGCCGCGTGCAGCCGCTGACCAAGGTGGACATCCGGGCCAAGGTGGCCGGCCAGGTGGCCGAGGTGCGCGTCAAAGAGGGGCAACGCGTGAAGCGGGGCGAGGTGCTGCTGACCATCGAATCCCGCGACTACGCCCGCGCACTGGCCCAGGCCGACGCGGACCTGGCCATGGTGCGGGCGGAACTGGAAGCCCTGCAGGCGGGCCCGCGACGGGAGGAAGTGGCCGAGGCGCGGGCCCTGCTGGCCGAGGCGCGCGCCCGCGCACGGCAGGCGCGGGAAGAGCGCCACCGCGCCAGGCAAGCCCTGGCGGTGGGCGCGCTGACCCCGCGCGAATGGGGCATCGCGCAGGCCGATGATGAACGCGGCCAGGCCAGCGTGGAAGCCGCAGCCAGTCGGCTGGCGCGCCTCGGGGCCGGGGCCCGAGCCCCCGAGCTGGCGCAGGTGCGCGCCCGCTTGCGCAAGGCGGAAGTCGCCCGCCAAGCTGCCTGGGACCAGCTGAGCGATACCACCGTGCGCTCTCCCCTGACCGGCACGGTGATTCATCGTGCCATCGAAGTGGGAGAGATGGTTACCCCGGGGGGCGCCTCGCAGTCCGCCGGCAGTCCCTTGTTGACGGTGGCGGATCTGGGCCGTCTGGTGGTCGAATCCGAGGTCAATCAGGCCGACATCGCGCGCGTCTCGCTCGGACAACCGGTCCAGGTCCGCCTGGAAACCCTGTCCGGCAAGACCCTTCAAGGGCAGGTTTACAAGCTGGCGCCGGCGGCAGAGCCACACCCCACCCAGCGGGAATTGCTGCTCTTCCCCGTGCAGGTGCTGCTGTCGACGTCGGATACCCAGGCGCAGAGCGCCTTGCGACCCGGCATGCGGGCAGACCTGGATATCCTGACCGCGGAACGCAAGAATGTCGTGTTGCTGCCCGTGGAGGCCGTGAGGAGGAAGCCGGACCGGCGAGCCGAGGTGTCCTGGTTGCCCGCGGGCAAGCGGGACCTGAGCGCCATCCAAACGCGCGAGGTCTTCCTCGGTGCACAATCGGACAGCCAGGTGGAAATCCGGCAGGGGCTCGAGTCCGGCGACCTGGTCTACATCGACCCGACCAGCGCCAGCGAATCCACCAACCGACTCTGA
- a CDS encoding ABC transporter permease translates to MTPQDLWSTVWRALRINPQRSALTLLGVIMGVGTLVVLSSAMAGGLVAIKHSIDDASGDDVVTVTVRWRDPQGRAVPRLTLANWATLAAAAPLRQALTVPEIGSEQALAGSRPQRAQVIALPPQGQAFYQLGLDQGRFLLAEDEQAGRRVAVLGPDLAANLFAGSAIGQELRIADGRFRVVGVLSRKSALNAGNRFWSRAAVIPTSSYAELTGDPALTAILLKAPAERPLAQELPWLEHVVRKLLTARGVQPDNLRVAHSMGAGQEHAVILALQGLLLAVAGISMGVGGINIMNIMLVTVAERTREIGLRLALGARPRDVRRQFLLEAATLAGLGGAVGVLGGLLLAALVSVVMSRVLGDWPLVVDPGVLLLAFLSALGVGVVFGWYPASRAARLNPIECLRNE, encoded by the coding sequence ATGACCCCTCAGGACCTCTGGTCGACCGTCTGGCGCGCCTTGCGCATCAATCCGCAGCGCTCTGCCCTGACCCTGCTGGGGGTGATCATGGGGGTAGGCACGCTGGTGGTGCTTTCCAGCGCCATGGCGGGCGGGTTGGTGGCGATCAAGCATTCCATTGACGACGCGTCCGGCGATGACGTGGTGACCGTGACGGTGAGATGGCGGGACCCGCAGGGTCGGGCCGTGCCCCGCCTCACCCTGGCCAACTGGGCCACCCTGGCCGCCGCCGCCCCCTTGCGGCAGGCCCTCACGGTACCGGAGATCGGGAGCGAGCAGGCCCTGGCAGGCAGCCGTCCTCAACGGGCCCAGGTGATAGCCCTGCCTCCTCAAGGGCAGGCGTTCTACCAGCTCGGACTCGATCAAGGACGCTTTTTGCTGGCGGAGGATGAGCAAGCCGGTCGACGGGTCGCGGTGCTGGGGCCCGACCTGGCGGCCAACCTGTTTGCGGGGTCGGCGATCGGGCAAGAACTTCGCATCGCGGATGGCCGGTTTCGGGTGGTCGGGGTGCTCTCGCGCAAATCCGCTTTGAACGCGGGCAATCGCTTCTGGAGCCGGGCCGCGGTGATTCCCACCTCCAGCTATGCCGAACTGACGGGGGACCCCGCGCTGACCGCCATTTTGCTCAAGGCGCCCGCGGAGCGTCCGCTCGCCCAGGAATTGCCCTGGCTGGAGCACGTTGTCCGCAAACTGCTCACCGCGCGAGGGGTCCAGCCCGATAATTTGAGGGTGGCGCACAGCATGGGGGCTGGTCAGGAACATGCCGTGATTCTGGCCTTGCAGGGATTGTTGCTGGCCGTCGCCGGGATCAGCATGGGCGTCGGGGGCATCAACATCATGAACATCATGCTGGTCACGGTCGCCGAGCGAACCCGTGAAATTGGACTTCGCCTGGCACTCGGGGCCAGACCCCGTGACGTCAGGCGTCAGTTCCTGCTTGAAGCGGCCACCCTGGCGGGGCTGGGCGGCGCCGTCGGGGTGCTGGGTGGCCTGCTGCTCGCGGCCCTAGTCAGCGTCGTGATGAGCCGGGTCCTGGGCGATTGGCCCCTGGTGGTCGACCCGGGCGTGCTGCTCCTGGCCTTTCTGAGCGCGCTGGGCGTGGGCGTCGTGTTTGGCTGGTATCCGGCTTCACGGGCCGCCCGCCTGAACCCGATCGAATGCCTGCGGAACGAATGA
- a CDS encoding ABC transporter permease: MWPELLKLGLRQIWAHKLRSGLTVLAITIGVASIVTLTSLAESGLATLTRGIEEIGGTRFIWIIPAEPRSGTGRRDAYTAGLTQGDRDALAERIPGLEYIVATKRHYHELIATQGHAPVVTTLVATEPDYFQAYHLLPAVGRLWNDGDIEAGGKTMVLGAGLARELFGAGTAVGREVSFQGTRYRVLGVLQRSTKDQVSLGFDWERVAILPRLAREPLAPVEEISVLVKRQEAGEFTIRLANQLLLHRHRGVDDFQFLDFGSLLKNFYLAYRVMTLLVFLIAAVALLIGGVGVMNIMLVAVQERTREIGIRKALGATSRQVMGQFLLEAALLSLAGAAAGIGLGVASVAVASGAIARVAPMWISLFSWGAVVAGVLAAVGTGLFFGWYPAKRAAALDPMVCLRHE; encoded by the coding sequence ATGTGGCCTGAACTGCTGAAACTCGGCCTGCGCCAGATCTGGGCGCACAAGCTGCGCTCCGGCCTGACGGTCCTGGCCATCACGATCGGGGTCGCCAGCATCGTGACCCTGACCTCGCTGGCCGAGTCAGGCCTGGCGACCCTGACCCGGGGCATCGAGGAGATCGGTGGCACGCGCTTCATCTGGATCATTCCGGCCGAACCGCGCAGCGGCACCGGCCGCCGGGATGCTTACACGGCCGGCCTGACCCAGGGCGATCGCGATGCCTTGGCCGAGCGCATCCCAGGCCTGGAATACATCGTGGCCACCAAACGGCATTATCACGAACTGATCGCGACCCAAGGCCACGCGCCGGTGGTGACGACGCTGGTGGCCACGGAGCCGGATTATTTTCAGGCCTATCACCTGCTCCCGGCCGTGGGGCGCCTCTGGAATGACGGGGACATCGAAGCCGGTGGCAAGACCATGGTGCTGGGCGCCGGGTTGGCCCGGGAACTGTTCGGGGCCGGCACGGCGGTGGGGCGTGAGGTGAGCTTTCAGGGAACCCGCTACCGGGTGCTCGGGGTGCTGCAGCGCAGCACGAAGGATCAGGTCAGTCTCGGTTTCGACTGGGAACGGGTGGCGATCCTGCCACGCCTGGCGCGTGAACCCCTGGCACCGGTGGAGGAGATCAGTGTGTTGGTGAAGCGCCAGGAAGCAGGGGAATTCACCATCCGGCTGGCCAATCAGCTGTTGCTGCATCGGCATCGCGGCGTCGACGATTTCCAGTTTCTCGATTTCGGCAGCCTGCTCAAGAACTTTTACCTGGCCTATCGCGTCATGACCTTGCTGGTGTTCCTGATCGCGGCGGTGGCGCTGCTGATTGGCGGGGTCGGGGTGATGAACATCATGCTGGTGGCGGTGCAGGAGCGCACGCGGGAAATCGGCATTCGCAAGGCGCTCGGGGCCACCTCACGGCAAGTGATGGGTCAGTTCCTGCTGGAGGCCGCGCTGCTGAGCCTGGCGGGCGCTGCGGCGGGGATAGGCCTGGGGGTGGCCAGCGTGGCCGTCGCCAGTGGGGCGATCGCCCGCGTGGCGCCGATGTGGATCAGCCTGTTCTCCTGGGGCGCCGTGGTGGCCGGTGTGCTGGCGGCCGTGGGGACCGGACTGTTTTTTGGCTGGTATCCGGCCAAACGGGCCGCGGCGCTCGACCCGATGGTTTGTTTGCGACACGAATGA